A window of the Candidatus Paraluminiphilus aquimaris genome harbors these coding sequences:
- a CDS encoding tetratricopeptide repeat-containing sulfotransferase family protein, translating into MSALFYFREKDVTNVIAESIQKARVAMSKRAFGESKALLDEVLSAEPDNFEGRYTLAVLHRAEGQPANAKVLLETLVAEKPDFGRGFQELGLCELALKKEPAAITAFEQAVEHDGSLIDSWKFLTTAYRRQGDTRAEQAAMQVDFLASLPTELRTVISYLAANRMADAERLCRFFLQQNKTHVEGMRLMAEIATRTGVFDDAEFLLETVMELAPDHIEAEIQLAHVLLRRQRFHKAHKRVTSIYNRNSNPSPQVKALYASVCFGVGENEEAIKTYQDMIRVSPNDPQLRVSLAHIYNATGESAKAVDLFKQAYSLKSDFGDAFWSLANTKSYRFTEAELTAMTDRVDSPSTPQLDKIQMHFALGKAHEDSKDFDTAFRHYQEGNTLKRETSTHSKEQLDIRISSQLEVCKSDLFERLKGVGHDAPDPIFILGLPRAGSTLLEQILASHSKVDGTMELHDILDLAKRLRGRDKSSDPSPRYPRILSELPTERFTQFGQQFIEDTRAYRGNAPFFIDKMPNNFFHIGLIKLILPNAKVIDARRHPMACCFSGYKQLFGEGQEFSYGLEEIGNYYRQYVDLMDHWNAVLPGFVLQVQHEDVIADLEGQVRRILDFCGLEFEEACVEFHKTKRTVRTPSAEQVRQPINTSGVDQWCNFETHLDPLKRALGPDILDAYGVTPPA; encoded by the coding sequence TTGTCCGCCCTTTTTTATTTCCGAGAGAAAGACGTTACGAACGTGATTGCAGAATCGATACAAAAAGCCCGTGTGGCAATGAGTAAGCGTGCCTTTGGTGAATCAAAGGCTTTACTGGACGAGGTTTTATCCGCTGAACCCGATAACTTCGAGGGGCGGTATACCTTAGCTGTACTGCATCGCGCAGAAGGGCAACCCGCAAACGCCAAAGTCCTTCTTGAAACGCTGGTTGCGGAAAAGCCTGATTTCGGCCGGGGGTTTCAAGAACTCGGCTTATGCGAGTTGGCGCTTAAGAAGGAGCCAGCCGCTATCACCGCCTTCGAGCAAGCGGTTGAGCACGATGGCTCGCTAATAGACAGTTGGAAATTCTTAACAACAGCCTATCGTCGGCAGGGCGATACGCGCGCCGAGCAAGCGGCTATGCAGGTTGATTTTTTGGCGTCGCTGCCTACTGAGCTAAGAACCGTTATTAGTTATCTGGCAGCTAATCGAATGGCGGACGCGGAACGACTTTGTCGTTTCTTCCTGCAGCAAAACAAAACCCATGTCGAAGGTATGCGATTGATGGCCGAGATCGCAACGCGTACCGGAGTGTTCGATGATGCAGAGTTTCTGTTAGAAACGGTCATGGAGCTGGCGCCCGACCACATAGAGGCCGAAATCCAATTGGCTCACGTGCTTTTAAGAAGACAGCGTTTTCATAAAGCGCATAAGCGCGTCACATCAATTTACAACCGAAACAGCAACCCATCACCCCAAGTCAAAGCGCTTTACGCATCGGTATGCTTTGGCGTGGGGGAGAATGAAGAGGCTATTAAGACGTATCAAGACATGATTCGGGTATCGCCTAACGACCCACAGTTGCGCGTATCGCTGGCGCACATCTACAACGCTACGGGCGAGTCCGCCAAAGCGGTAGATCTTTTCAAACAAGCCTATTCGCTTAAATCCGACTTTGGTGATGCCTTTTGGAGTCTGGCTAATACGAAATCGTATCGTTTTACCGAGGCCGAATTGACTGCGATGACGGATCGTGTGGACAGCCCCTCTACTCCACAACTCGACAAAATACAGATGCACTTTGCGCTGGGTAAAGCCCACGAAGATAGTAAGGATTTCGACACCGCGTTTCGCCACTACCAAGAGGGCAATACGCTAAAACGTGAGACATCTACTCACAGTAAAGAGCAACTCGACATTCGAATTTCTTCTCAGCTTGAAGTCTGTAAATCCGACTTGTTCGAGCGCCTTAAAGGCGTAGGGCACGACGCACCCGACCCTATCTTTATCCTGGGATTACCGCGCGCTGGATCAACCCTGCTTGAGCAAATTCTCGCCTCACACTCGAAAGTCGATGGGACCATGGAGCTGCACGACATTCTTGACCTCGCTAAACGTCTACGAGGTCGAGACAAAAGCAGCGATCCGAGCCCTCGCTATCCTCGCATTTTGAGCGAGCTACCGACCGAACGATTTACACAATTTGGTCAACAATTTATCGAGGATACGCGCGCGTATCGCGGCAATGCACCCTTCTTTATCGACAAGATGCCTAATAACTTCTTTCATATTGGTCTTATCAAACTCATCCTGCCAAATGCAAAGGTCATCGACGCGAGACGCCACCCAATGGCGTGCTGTTTTAGTGGCTACAAGCAGTTATTTGGCGAGGGGCAGGAATTCTCTTACGGCCTTGAGGAAATCGGCAATTACTATCGACAGTATGTAGACTTGATGGATCATTGGAACGCCGTATTACCGGGCTTTGTTCTGCAGGTTCAACATGAAGATGTTATCGCTGACCTTGAAGGCCAAGTCCGTCGAATACTCGATTTTTGTGGATTAGAATTCGAGGAAGCCTGTGTTGAATTCCACAAGACAAAACGCACGGTTAGAACCCCAAGTGCCGAGCAGGTTCGGCAGCCGATTAACACCTCAGGCGTCGATCAGTGGTGCAACTTTGAGACGCATTTAGACCCGCTTAAGCGAGCGCTAGGACCTGATATTCTTGACGCCTATGGTGTAACACCGCCTGCATGA
- a CDS encoding sulfotransferase family 2 domain-containing protein, which produces MIFSESKGFVFFAVPKTGTHSVREQLRPLLATEDWEQQLLTGRMLSPIKALAEIGHGHISYAQLTAAMGRETVATMHRFAFVRHPIDRFMSACAFLARTDPSYNRDPVSWAQRAFSQPQFRRRVLIRPQTEMLTNEDGEIAMSFIGRFESLQEDLNKVLGRLGEPEVLLKKKNVTQNQKPHLLASSAFIDELKDFYDEDFRLLGYSPD; this is translated from the coding sequence ATGATTTTTTCAGAAAGCAAAGGGTTCGTTTTTTTTGCGGTGCCCAAAACGGGAACACACTCGGTAAGAGAGCAACTTCGCCCCCTTTTGGCGACTGAAGATTGGGAACAACAGCTACTAACAGGCCGAATGTTGAGCCCCATTAAAGCCCTCGCTGAAATCGGGCACGGCCACATTTCCTATGCACAGTTAACCGCTGCGATGGGGCGAGAAACCGTTGCAACCATGCATCGTTTCGCCTTTGTTCGACATCCTATCGACCGATTTATGTCAGCCTGCGCCTTTTTGGCACGAACCGACCCGAGCTATAACCGTGACCCCGTCAGCTGGGCCCAGAGAGCTTTCTCACAACCCCAATTTCGACGACGCGTCCTTATTCGCCCACAAACTGAGATGCTGACAAATGAAGACGGCGAAATCGCTATGTCGTTTATAGGGCGATTCGAATCGTTGCAAGAGGACTTAAACAAGGTTCTCGGGCGCTTGGGAGAACCCGAGGTACTCCTGAAAAAAAAGAACGTGACGCAAAATCAGAAACCGCACCTTTTAGCGTCATCAGCATTTATCGACGAACTCAAAGATTTCTACGATGAGGACTTTAGGCTGTTGGGTTATAGCCCGGACTAA
- a CDS encoding aspartyl/asparaginyl beta-hydroxylase domain-containing protein, with translation MEFDQPFLQLPWRFDANALSSEVASLPDAFWLEHPSGLPGNSAVPLVSVNGEMNHAFDGSMKATKALTSSPYLNQVVSSFGEVVARSRLMRLEPGAKVAEHVDFNYHWVSRVRIHVPIITDPDVVFYCGDEAVHMKAGESWLFDSWRRHRVVNSSKVRRVHLVIDLAGSSRFWQIVRRADTTPPITVLPGAGEQHLLRTEQFPVAPVMAPGEMLAIVEQVLQDCEANPENDVDTMLAYRHLLLDLVHDWREVWGLYGFTEPAFPQFRKLLERTASQLLPNPRVLVTASNKVGINPIINQRILSAALRPRRVAEFSPGYNPTA, from the coding sequence ATGGAATTTGATCAGCCGTTTTTGCAATTACCCTGGCGTTTTGACGCGAATGCACTGTCCAGCGAGGTAGCAAGTCTGCCGGACGCATTTTGGCTAGAACACCCCTCAGGTCTGCCGGGGAATTCTGCCGTGCCACTTGTCTCCGTCAATGGAGAAATGAACCACGCATTCGATGGCTCGATGAAAGCGACCAAGGCATTAACGTCCTCTCCCTATCTGAATCAAGTTGTCTCCTCTTTCGGCGAGGTGGTGGCGCGGTCGCGCCTCATGCGTTTAGAGCCCGGTGCCAAGGTCGCTGAGCACGTAGACTTCAATTACCACTGGGTGAGCCGGGTACGTATCCATGTACCTATTATCACTGATCCCGATGTTGTTTTTTATTGTGGTGACGAGGCCGTGCACATGAAGGCGGGTGAGAGCTGGCTGTTCGACTCTTGGCGGCGGCACCGCGTTGTGAATTCGAGCAAGGTGCGGCGCGTGCATCTCGTAATTGACCTTGCGGGTTCGTCGCGCTTTTGGCAGATCGTCCGGCGTGCGGATACAACGCCACCCATAACGGTCTTGCCAGGCGCCGGTGAGCAACATCTGTTGCGTACCGAACAGTTTCCGGTGGCCCCGGTTATGGCTCCGGGCGAGATGCTCGCAATTGTCGAGCAGGTGCTTCAGGACTGCGAGGCTAATCCCGAAAATGACGTGGATACGATGCTAGCTTATCGCCATCTGCTGCTGGATCTCGTGCATGACTGGCGTGAAGTTTGGGGGCTTTATGGTTTTACAGAGCCCGCTTTTCCTCAATTTAGAAAGCTATTGGAACGAACCGCGAGTCAGCTTTTACCCAACCCACGGGTGTTGGTCACCGCCTCAAACAAGGTGGGGATAAACCCTATTATTAACCAACGTATTTTGTCCGCCGCTTTGCGACCAAGACGTGTTGCTGAGTTTAGTCCGGGCTATAACCCAACAGCCTAA
- a CDS encoding MarR family winged helix-turn-helix transcriptional regulator → MSTAELPDHVLVALRRIIRATDLHSRKLGKKTGLTTPQLVIIQAIGRLKDPTVSDIAKAVSLSLATVTTILNRLERNGVVNRARSSVDRRRVIVTLTEEGQTLRGSAPKPLQDSFVAKFSKLETWEQHSIVASLERVAAMMDADDLDAAPLLASGDEVL, encoded by the coding sequence ATGTCCACGGCAGAACTTCCTGATCACGTACTCGTGGCGCTTCGCCGTATCATACGAGCAACGGACTTGCATTCACGCAAGCTGGGCAAGAAAACAGGGCTTACGACACCTCAACTGGTCATTATTCAAGCCATTGGCAGGCTCAAGGATCCGACAGTGTCGGACATCGCTAAGGCGGTCAGCCTTAGTCTTGCGACGGTGACTACGATACTGAATCGGCTCGAGCGGAACGGCGTAGTGAATCGTGCGCGCTCGTCGGTCGATAGGCGTCGAGTTATCGTGACACTGACCGAGGAAGGTCAAACGCTAAGAGGGTCCGCCCCAAAGCCCCTGCAAGACAGCTTTGTTGCTAAATTCAGTAAGCTCGAGACTTGGGAGCAACACTCGATCGTCGCTTCCCTCGAGCGCGTCGCGGCAATGATGGATGCCGATGACCTCGATGCAGCACCTCTGTTGGCCAGCGGTGATGAGGTCCTTTAA
- the mmsB gene encoding 3-hydroxyisobutyrate dehydrogenase, with product MSSIAFIGLGNMGGPMAKNLLKAGWSVTAFDLSEQALAEVVAAGATAAASATSATSGVDVVFSMLPAGKHVKSVMLGDDGIFAALPAGALVLDASTIDAATARELHDAARAADIAFMDTPVSGGVAAAQAGSLAFMCGGTVRAFDRAKDVLKAMGNPEKIFHAGPDGAGQVAKAANNMLLAIHMIGTCEALAIGAANGLDPAVQSEIMKASSGNNWSLQVYNPWPGVMNGAPAGNDYKPGFMVDLMAKDLGLANELAEQSGIDAEFGKRAGDVYRSLQEKGLGRDDFSIVMKSLAASLS from the coding sequence ATGTCGAGCATAGCTTTTATCGGTCTCGGTAATATGGGCGGACCGATGGCCAAAAATCTACTTAAGGCAGGTTGGTCGGTAACGGCATTTGATTTGTCAGAACAGGCTTTAGCCGAGGTTGTCGCCGCGGGTGCAACAGCAGCTGCATCGGCTACCAGCGCAACCTCAGGTGTTGATGTTGTTTTTTCGATGCTTCCTGCGGGGAAACACGTCAAGTCAGTCATGCTCGGTGATGACGGCATTTTCGCAGCCTTACCGGCCGGGGCGCTCGTGCTGGACGCCAGTACCATTGATGCAGCGACGGCGCGTGAGCTTCATGATGCTGCGCGTGCCGCCGATATTGCCTTTATGGATACACCGGTTTCGGGCGGTGTTGCGGCCGCTCAAGCGGGCAGTCTTGCGTTCATGTGCGGCGGCACTGTGCGAGCGTTCGACAGAGCCAAAGACGTACTCAAGGCCATGGGTAATCCTGAGAAAATATTCCACGCAGGTCCCGATGGGGCGGGTCAGGTTGCTAAAGCTGCAAACAATATGCTGCTGGCTATTCACATGATCGGCACCTGCGAGGCGTTAGCGATTGGTGCTGCAAACGGTTTGGATCCGGCTGTCCAATCAGAGATTATGAAAGCGAGCTCGGGGAACAACTGGTCGCTTCAGGTGTACAACCCCTGGCCCGGTGTGATGAATGGCGCGCCCGCGGGTAACGACTACAAGCCAGGTTTTATGGTGGATCTGATGGCTAAGGATTTAGGGCTTGCCAATGAGCTTGCTGAGCAATCGGGCATCGATGCTGAGTTTGGTAAGCGCGCTGGGGATGTTTATCGATCCCTCCAAGAAAAAGGCCTTGGCCGCGACGATTTCTCGATAGTGATGAAGTCGTTAGCGGCATCGTTGTCGTAA
- a CDS encoding enoyl-CoA hydratase/isomerase family protein, which yields MSEDVVIVSTLGEGDRRVGRLTLNVPRILNSLDAEMIEIMLGKLLEWAEDDSIAAVYIDGEGDKAFCAGGDVHELRRSSIENPGGPCTYAENFFAREYQMNYVLFTYPKPVICWGHGVVMGGGMGVMAGCSHRVVSERTRIGMPEITIALFPDVGGSYFLNRTPGMIGRFLSLTSAHINAADALFANLGDVFLAHEQRHEVMAALASAEWTEDPHTNHAVVDAILGMTPAAEMPVGVVEPLMSDIDALMAGDNLGAISDRLLSYDGENAWLQKARDGFAHGSKLAAAWIFRQLNESVHYSLKEVFDTELRLGANIMRDPEFAEGVRALLVDKDRQPKWQYDSVHDVPDAVLETFFQEAEGAPEMHYPW from the coding sequence ATGAGCGAAGATGTCGTAATAGTTTCAACCCTGGGCGAGGGTGATCGTCGAGTAGGTCGTTTGACGCTGAATGTACCTCGCATACTGAATTCACTCGATGCCGAGATGATAGAAATCATGCTTGGTAAATTGCTGGAATGGGCTGAGGACGATTCTATTGCCGCGGTTTATATCGATGGTGAGGGTGATAAAGCTTTCTGTGCGGGTGGCGATGTTCATGAGCTGCGTCGTTCCTCGATTGAGAATCCTGGTGGGCCCTGCACGTACGCAGAGAACTTTTTTGCCCGTGAATACCAGATGAATTACGTGTTGTTTACTTATCCTAAGCCCGTAATTTGCTGGGGCCATGGTGTCGTCATGGGTGGCGGTATGGGCGTGATGGCGGGTTGTAGCCACCGAGTGGTGAGCGAGCGGACCCGCATTGGAATGCCAGAAATTACAATCGCGTTATTCCCCGATGTTGGCGGTAGTTACTTCTTGAACCGCACGCCCGGCATGATCGGTCGTTTCCTGTCGCTGACTTCAGCTCACATCAATGCCGCAGATGCGCTGTTTGCCAATTTGGGCGACGTTTTCCTCGCCCATGAGCAGCGCCACGAGGTCATGGCCGCACTCGCAAGCGCTGAGTGGACAGAGGATCCACATACCAACCATGCAGTGGTTGACGCTATTTTGGGTATGACACCTGCAGCTGAAATGCCCGTAGGCGTTGTGGAGCCGTTAATGTCTGACATTGATGCGCTGATGGCTGGCGACAATTTGGGCGCCATATCCGACCGATTATTGAGCTATGACGGCGAGAATGCATGGCTGCAAAAAGCACGAGATGGATTTGCCCATGGCTCTAAGCTTGCTGCGGCCTGGATCTTCCGCCAGCTCAATGAATCAGTGCACTACTCCTTAAAAGAGGTGTTTGATACCGAGCTCAGACTGGGTGCCAATATTATGCGAGACCCCGAGTTTGCTGAGGGTGTTCGGGCCCTGCTTGTTGATAAGGATAGGCAACCTAAGTGGCAATATGACTCGGTTCATGACGTCCCTGATGCTGTACTTGAAACGTTTTTCCAAGAAGCAGAGGGCGCTCCAGAAATGCACTACCCATGGTAG
- a CDS encoding enoyl-CoA hydratase yields MSISPSEKVLVSIEDGIATLRINNPAANTWDLESLPALEAVVNNLNGMAEVRALVITGQGAKFFSAGADLNQFADGDPIAAGAMGEAFGAAFETLADYRGVSIAAINGYAMGGGLEVALACDIRIAESHAALALPEAKVGLLPCAGGTQRLAQLVGEGWAKRIMLCGERVSAEKAMTLGLVEEVVASGTSLAAAIDLAKRASDQSPTSIAACKRLIHSARDITIGAGLVAERDEFVALFSTEDQKEGVNAFLEKRTPQWKNQ; encoded by the coding sequence ATGAGTATCAGCCCAAGCGAGAAAGTGCTCGTCTCAATCGAGGACGGAATTGCCACACTGCGGATCAACAATCCTGCGGCCAACACATGGGACCTCGAGAGTTTGCCCGCTTTGGAGGCGGTCGTTAATAATCTTAACGGCATGGCTGAGGTGCGAGCCTTGGTGATCACCGGCCAGGGAGCTAAGTTTTTCTCCGCGGGCGCCGACCTCAATCAGTTTGCCGATGGCGACCCGATTGCGGCGGGTGCCATGGGTGAGGCTTTTGGCGCGGCATTTGAGACACTTGCGGATTACCGAGGCGTATCAATAGCGGCGATCAACGGCTACGCCATGGGTGGTGGTCTCGAGGTCGCTTTGGCCTGTGATATTCGCATCGCGGAGTCGCATGCCGCGCTTGCCTTACCAGAGGCCAAGGTGGGGTTACTCCCCTGCGCTGGCGGCACGCAACGACTTGCGCAGCTCGTGGGTGAAGGCTGGGCGAAACGTATCATGCTATGCGGTGAGCGCGTATCAGCCGAAAAAGCGATGACGCTTGGGCTAGTTGAAGAGGTGGTGGCGTCAGGGACTTCGCTGGCAGCAGCTATCGATTTAGCCAAACGTGCTTCAGATCAAAGTCCAACATCGATTGCCGCCTGTAAAAGGCTTATCCATTCAGCGCGAGATATTACAATTGGTGCGGGTTTGGTCGCGGAGCGTGACGAGTTCGTCGCGTTGTTTTCAACAGAGGATCAAAAAGAGGGTGTAAACGCTTTTTTGGAGAAGCGAACGCCACAGTGGAAAAACCAATGA
- a CDS encoding acyl-CoA dehydrogenase family protein → MDFELSEEQRAYAASAREFAQSEFRPYAGEWDEQSIFPKGALKAAGDLGFMGMYTPERAGGLGMSRLDASLIVEELARGCTTTAAFLTIHNMATAMIGKYCEPSVVDAWCPELVAGEKLASYCLTEPGAGSDAASLSTSAKRDGDVYRLSGSKVFISGAGDTDVLVVMARTGDSGARGITAFLVPADLEGISYGKKEQKMGWNAQPTRQISFDDVAVPAVNRLGEEGQGFSIAMEGLDGGRINIATCSVGTAQQAIVDATAYVQDRKQFDSTIAAFQHTQFQVADMLTELVAARQMIRLAASKLDNKDASATTYCAMAKRFATDAGFKICNDALQLFGGYGYIKEYPMERYVRDTRVHQILEGTNEIMRVIISRQALLDGALEVIQ, encoded by the coding sequence ATGGATTTTGAGTTAAGCGAAGAGCAAAGAGCCTACGCGGCAAGCGCGAGAGAGTTTGCGCAGTCCGAGTTTCGCCCGTATGCGGGCGAATGGGACGAGCAATCGATTTTTCCCAAAGGTGCATTGAAAGCAGCTGGCGACCTTGGGTTTATGGGTATGTACACGCCGGAGCGCGCCGGCGGTTTGGGAATGTCCCGTCTGGATGCCAGTCTGATCGTTGAAGAGTTAGCGCGCGGATGTACCACGACAGCGGCGTTTTTGACCATTCACAACATGGCGACAGCGATGATTGGTAAGTACTGTGAGCCATCAGTAGTAGATGCCTGGTGTCCTGAGCTGGTGGCTGGCGAGAAACTTGCATCGTATTGTTTGACGGAGCCCGGTGCCGGCTCTGACGCCGCGTCGTTAAGCACTTCGGCAAAACGCGATGGCGATGTTTACAGACTCTCAGGGAGCAAGGTCTTCATCTCTGGCGCAGGCGACACAGATGTACTGGTGGTCATGGCGCGAACCGGTGACTCAGGTGCACGTGGAATCACTGCATTCTTGGTGCCTGCTGACCTTGAAGGTATCAGCTACGGAAAAAAAGAGCAGAAGATGGGCTGGAATGCTCAGCCTACCCGCCAAATCAGCTTCGATGATGTGGCTGTTCCTGCGGTCAATCGTTTGGGCGAGGAAGGTCAAGGGTTTTCTATCGCGATGGAAGGGCTTGATGGCGGACGGATAAATATCGCGACCTGCTCGGTCGGTACGGCTCAGCAGGCAATTGTTGATGCGACGGCCTACGTGCAGGATCGAAAGCAGTTCGACTCGACGATTGCCGCGTTCCAGCATACTCAATTCCAGGTAGCAGATATGCTTACGGAGCTAGTCGCTGCGCGGCAGATGATTCGCCTTGCCGCCAGTAAACTCGACAACAAAGACGCAAGCGCCACAACCTACTGCGCGATGGCTAAGCGGTTCGCCACTGACGCTGGCTTTAAGATCTGTAACGATGCGCTGCAATTGTTTGGGGGGTATGGCTACATCAAGGAATACCCGATGGAGCGCTACGTCAGAGACACGCGAGTGCACCAGATTCTCGAGGGCACCAATGAAATTATGCGAGTCATCATTTCACGACAAGCGCTGTTAGATGGTGCACTGGAGGTAATTCAATGA
- a CDS encoding helix-turn-helix domain-containing protein, translating into MSKLEATTVAFAHAIDKLGTDDFIPTLADTLCEFVGADDSTVIVYGYEELPSISFARPLRGRYESTLSNYLTGPFLLDPFYRAAAYDEHFGVFRLADLAPSSFRTSEYYKNYYKSCGYEDECGLLIKLSKDNFLNISLGLTAEGARFKKKHAKALSSVYELSAALCRKHFHDVLKANVPTLRERMHRSLAAFGASMLTKRERQTVELVLLGHNTRLIAEKLGISIETVKLHRKHAYAKLDISSQAELFFLFMEALSHWSGDPDTDPLIAYQGSS; encoded by the coding sequence ATGTCTAAACTCGAAGCCACCACAGTCGCGTTTGCCCACGCTATCGATAAGCTGGGAACGGATGATTTTATTCCTACACTTGCCGATACTCTGTGCGAGTTTGTAGGAGCCGATGATTCGACCGTCATTGTTTACGGTTATGAGGAATTACCTTCAATTAGCTTCGCGCGACCGCTCAGAGGTCGGTACGAGAGCACACTGAGCAACTACTTAACAGGACCGTTTCTACTCGACCCGTTTTACAGAGCTGCGGCATACGACGAGCACTTTGGTGTTTTCCGCTTGGCGGATCTTGCGCCGTCTAGCTTCCGAACGTCTGAGTATTACAAAAACTACTACAAGTCCTGTGGTTACGAAGATGAATGCGGACTTCTTATAAAACTGTCGAAAGACAACTTCCTAAATATTTCACTCGGCTTAACCGCAGAAGGCGCCCGATTTAAAAAGAAGCACGCAAAGGCCCTATCCAGTGTCTATGAACTGTCCGCGGCTCTGTGTCGAAAGCACTTTCACGATGTCCTTAAGGCCAATGTCCCCACACTTCGCGAGCGAATGCACCGCTCACTGGCGGCATTTGGTGCAAGTATGCTGACAAAGCGTGAGCGACAAACCGTAGAGCTCGTACTACTTGGCCACAATACGCGTTTGATCGCAGAGAAATTAGGTATCTCAATCGAAACAGTGAAACTGCATCGTAAGCACGCCTACGCAAAGCTTGATATTAGCTCGCAAGCAGAGCTCTTTTTCCTTTTCATGGAGGCGTTATCACACTGGTCAGGAGATCCTGACACCGACCCCCTGATTGCCTATCAGGGAAGTTCCTGA
- a CDS encoding tetratricopeptide repeat-containing sulfotransferase family protein: protein MTNLTLADGFSALNRGDLATAGEACKQALSHDPQLVPAHFLVGLVALEGQQRRVAHEAFKSVVKLDRNHAAAWAHLAKLNVGEGRIAAAESALKEVRRIQPNDPVVIELTGTVLNSLGEYEAAERFFERAHQMVPSNSSALMNLGNVRVFLGKIDDAVSLFKQAISLEPNSAQCHWGLANSERASNDDHIMQMQTLIQSGRQSKRAQGFLHYAIGKESEDLGDWPAAFKAFSEGARARRETVEFSEADEIAMFDAIKATYTGDWLAARPPGVADSSPIFVLGQPRTGTTLIERVITSHSQVLSAGELQQFGLAVRRATRHNDPKRFSRDLFLAAAEIDPANIGQMYLKSTAKQRAKKPFFVDKLPVNYLNLPLILAALPNAKIVHLVRGPMDACFASFKQLFADAYLHSYDQGEMARHHARYRDLMAHFHAEFPGKIIDVSYEDTARDLEPNARRLIAALGLEWEDACLHFHESSAGVATASSVQVREPAHTRSIGRWRRYETELAPMANELKRLGVPLD, encoded by the coding sequence GTGACGAATCTCACCCTAGCCGATGGTTTTTCCGCCCTAAACCGGGGTGATTTAGCGACGGCTGGCGAAGCCTGCAAGCAAGCCCTAAGTCATGATCCGCAATTAGTGCCCGCGCATTTTTTGGTTGGCTTAGTAGCCCTTGAAGGGCAACAGCGACGGGTAGCGCACGAAGCGTTTAAGTCGGTAGTAAAACTCGACCGAAACCATGCAGCAGCGTGGGCGCACTTGGCTAAGTTGAATGTGGGAGAGGGTCGAATAGCGGCCGCAGAATCGGCGTTAAAAGAAGTCCGACGCATACAGCCAAACGATCCCGTCGTGATAGAGCTCACAGGCACAGTCCTGAATTCTCTGGGCGAATATGAAGCCGCAGAGCGCTTTTTTGAGCGGGCGCATCAAATGGTGCCAAGCAACTCATCTGCGCTGATGAACTTGGGAAACGTTCGTGTTTTTCTTGGGAAAATTGACGATGCGGTATCGCTGTTTAAACAAGCCATTTCACTAGAGCCCAATAGCGCCCAGTGTCATTGGGGACTTGCCAACTCTGAGCGAGCGAGCAACGACGACCACATCATGCAGATGCAGACATTGATTCAGTCCGGGCGACAGTCAAAGCGCGCCCAGGGCTTTCTTCACTATGCCATCGGCAAAGAAAGTGAGGACTTGGGTGACTGGCCCGCCGCCTTCAAGGCCTTCAGCGAGGGTGCTCGCGCGAGACGCGAAACTGTGGAATTCAGTGAAGCCGATGAAATTGCTATGTTTGACGCTATCAAAGCAACGTATACGGGCGACTGGCTGGCAGCGCGACCACCCGGGGTTGCGGATTCATCGCCGATTTTTGTGCTGGGTCAGCCGAGAACGGGCACAACGCTTATCGAGCGTGTCATCACCAGCCATTCGCAAGTCCTGTCTGCGGGCGAACTGCAACAATTCGGCCTCGCTGTGCGCCGCGCGACTCGACACAACGACCCCAAACGATTCTCACGCGACCTCTTTTTGGCAGCAGCTGAGATCGATCCTGCGAACATCGGTCAAATGTACTTAAAATCAACCGCTAAACAGCGTGCCAAAAAACCCTTCTTTGTCGACAAGCTGCCCGTCAATTATCTCAACCTACCACTGATTCTTGCGGCACTGCCCAACGCGAAGATCGTCCACCTTGTAAGGGGTCCAATGGACGCCTGCTTTGCCAGCTTCAAGCAACTGTTTGCCGATGCCTACCTTCACTCTTACGACCAAGGCGAAATGGCCCGGCATCACGCGCGGTACCGCGATCTTATGGCGCATTTTCACGCAGAGTTTCCTGGGAAAATCATCGATGTGAGTTACGAGGACACCGCCCGAGATCTCGAGCCCAATGCACGGAGATTAATTGCCGCGTTGGGACTCGAGTGGGAAGACGCCTGTCTGCACTTTCACGAAAGTAGCGCAGGTGTCGCCACGGCAAGCTCGGTGCAGGTAAGAGAGCCCGCGCACACACGATCAATTGGTCGCTGGCGTCGATATGAGACAGAGCTCGCACCCATGGCAAATGAGCTTAAGCGCTTAGGGGTTCCCTTAGATTAG